The Vidua chalybeata isolate OUT-0048 chromosome 29, bVidCha1 merged haplotype, whole genome shotgun sequence genome window below encodes:
- the AQP10 gene encoding aquaporin-10, giving the protein MRHLHHSHRCHRCHRCPCPLGTMGTTSFLTRVQGLLRIRNQLVRECLAEVLATFVMMTITLSSAAQKIAFFETKGNLITSYLGGALGVMAGIYTAGGISGAHMNPAFSLAMCLIGQFPWWKFPIFVVVQILGSFISAGAVYILYYDAIWHHSNGTLTVSGPQETASIFATYPADFVSVANGFLDQVIGTGVLIIAVMGTMDTRNKPVPKGLEPVVVALLVLSIECSMGANCGCPLNPARDIGPRLFTYLAGWGPEVFSRGNGWWWVPLVAPLLGAAVGTYLYQLFVAFHYPEEDSEAVAEQGSIVLVNTAIDTDIGRSPKEKDAGESVPAGYPPTPCASSTVSPTVAVTPLKES; this is encoded by the exons ATGAGACATCTACACCACTCTCACCGCTGCCACCGCTGCCACCGCTGCCCCTGCCCGCTCGGTACCATGGGCACCACTTCTTTCTTGACGAGGGTCCAGGGTCTGCTCCGCATCCGGAATCAGCTGGTGCGGGAATGCCTGGCCGAGGTGCTGGCCACCTTCGTGATGATG ACAATCACCCTGAGCAGTGCTGCACAGAAGATTGCCTTCTTTGAGACGAAGGGGAACCTCATCACCAGCTACCTGGGAGGCGCCCTGGGTGTCATGGCAGGCATCTACACGGCAGGGGGAATCTCTG GGGCCCACATGAACCCGGCGTTCTCCTTAGCCATGTGCCTGATAGGGCAGTTTCCCTGGTGGAAATTTCCCATCTTTGTGGTTGTGCAGATCTTGGGATCTTTCATATCTGCTGGAGCTGTTTACATCCTCTACTATG ATGCCATCTGGCACCATAGCAATGGGACCCTTACTGTCTCTGGCCCCCAAGAAACCGCCTCCATCTTCGCCACTTACCCAGCTGACTTTGTGTCCGTTGCCAATGGCTTCTTGGACCAG GTGATCGGCACAGGGGTGCTGATAATTGCTGTCATGGGCACCATGGACACCCGCAACAAGCCTGTCCCCAAGGGCCTGGAACCAGTGGTTGTGGCTCTCTTGGTGCTCTCCATTGAGTGCTCCATGGGGGCCAACTGTGGCTGCCCCCTGAACCCTGCGCGGGACATCGGGCCCCGGCTCTTCACCTACCTGGCAGGTTGGGGCCCAGAGGTCTTCAG CAGGGGCAATGGGTGGTGGTGGGTGCCGCTGGTAGCACCGCTGCTGGGGGCCGCCGTGGGCACGTACCTGTACCAGCTCTTCGTGGCTTTCCACTACCCGGAGGAGGACAGCgaggctgtggcagagcagggctccatcGTTCTAGTCAACACCGCCATCGACACAGACATTGGGAGGTCGCCCAAGGAAAAGGACGCTGGGGAGTCAGTGCCTGCCGGGTACCCCCCAACACCATGCGCCAGCAGCACAGTCTCCCCCACAGTCGCTGTCACACCATTAAAAGAGTCCTGA